A window of Gorilla gorilla gorilla isolate KB3781 chromosome 5, NHGRI_mGorGor1-v2.1_pri, whole genome shotgun sequence genomic DNA:
agACTGCAAAACCAAATATCCATGGCTAAAGTTTACAGCAAAACTCGGTGACAGAGTAACCACATGAATCCCAAAGTACAAGTGAGTAGGGATGAACTACCAAGTGCCATAAGAGCTGCGTGGCATCAGCAGTGAGGGAGAAGGGAAACCAGGTAGTGTTGGTGGGACCCGAGAATAGGAGAATCCCCAAACAGCCAATAGAGCTTCACTGGGATGTCAGTGAGCTGACACAGGCACAGCCTCTAAAACTGAGAAGGGTCCTGTCCTCCAGGGGTAGGTGAGAGCAGGGGGCGGGTAGGAAGGTCTGAGGTAACTGGGGCACTCTCTCAAAACAGACCCCCCAGATCTCTCTCAAAACCAACCCCCCAGGTCTCTCTCAAAACTGACCCCCAGGTCTCTCTCAAAACCGACCCCCCAGGTCTCTCTCAAAACCGACCCCCCAGGTCTCTCTCAAAACCAACCCCCAGGTCTCCCTTTTAAGATGAGGTCTCACACTGAGGAGAAACTGTTAAGAGTGGAATCAAAATTGATCAGGacattgccgggcgcggtggctcacgcctgtaatcccagcactttgggaggctgaggcgggtagatcacttgaggtcaggagtttgagaccagccagactaaacagtgaaaccccgtctctactaaaaatacaaaaattagccgggcgttggtGGCGCatgctatagtcccagctactggagactgaggcaggagaatcgcttgaacccgggaggcagagcttgcagtgagccgagatcatgcgactgcactccagcctgggtgacagagcgaaactccgtctcaaagaaaaaaaaaaaaagtcaggctaATAGTTATTTTTGGTGTGAGGGAGGGGGTTGTGCTCAGGATGGGGCACAAGAAAGGGTCCTCAGGGGTTCAGGCAAAGTTCTATTTCCAGACCTGGGTGGTGGTTACAAAGGTGTTCAACTTAATAAATCATTAAGCCAAACATCTGTTTTGTTTggttatctttatattttatgtcacaATAAAAATCTGTTTCACAAACGCAAGGAAACACAAACCTTTGAGACAATACCTTTCTTTTCCATCCAGTATATTTTGTCTGAATCACATTACTTGTTAACTGAGCAAGAAGAGCTTTAGTAAAAGAGGCTATTTGCAACCACAGTATGGTCTAAAAAAATGATTCTCCTAACAATGAAAATCTCAGTTGCTCAAAAAATACTATGTACAAGGGAGTTTTCTATGCCATAGCTGCCAAAGAAGCCAATGGAAAGGGCAGAGACTGCTAGGTCACGGATGGCAGTATTTCTCAGAGTGTGTTGTGTGGACCACCTGCATCAAAAATATCCTGCCTATAATGCAGATTCCTGGATCCCTACCAGAGGTTCGGATTCAGAAGACATACTTGGGAAAAGTGCTCTACGCCAGAACTTCATcctagatttattttaaaacacaagcTCTATCCAAACAGTACCTTCCTGATCAAAGAACTGAAGAGAAGAAACTCAATACtagtatctacactactatctataATAACTATAATGGTCAATTTTCTAGGATAAGCACTTAGAAATTCTGTTATGAGTGTTTCATGTGGTAATGGCTTGAGGACATACTCCTCCTTCTTCTAAACCAGGAAGATAAAACAGAGAATGTTATTTCTTTGTGGGCAACTAACTGGATTGCAATTAAAAAGCTTTAAACTCCGAAACTAGTCTTCCTCAGatcctaaaatttaaaactataggCTCTAAATCTGATGCGGCAACCAGATTTGGCTGAACTAAATTAAAGGCACCATTTAAACTTTTGATGTTCCAAAGACCTTCTTTGCTTGTGAACAGTTTCCTTAATCTCCTTAAACAATAATTTTTCTATTCTGAATTCTCGTACAACTGTTGAATAGCATTGTTTCTTGGAAGTTGTTTCTGTAGATTTTATGCATGTTGGCCAAATTGTATTTCTAGATGAAAATGAAGACTTTCAGAGAAGATTGTAATGTCAAACTGTATCTATAGatagtatgtatatacatatatatgtacatgtatatatataaacatttgtgtgtatgtgtgtgagtgtgagtgtgtgtatgcaaAGGAATCCAGAGCTCATGTTAACAGGAAGGATAAGGAGCAGGAGGGATATCAGAAACATACATCAAGGCATTTAggcgtggggggagggggcaCGGGTCAGGGGGCAATTCTAGCTGTAGCAACGGGAAGTTATGGAAGTCCAAGGGTATACACATGACTCTGGCTCTTAGTCTCCAGTGCTCAAAGGAATTTTCTGGAAGGGCTTGTGAAAAGCAGATTCTTGGGGCCTGCCTTAAAGGATTCTGATTCATTTGGTTGAAGTAGAgctcaggaatctgcatttttataagCTCCTTAGGTGAGTCTGTGTCTGCCGGTCAGTAAGTCATATGTTGAAAACTCTTCGGTAGGGTCTATAGCTCAGGCTAGCATTTAGTATCGTTGATGTCCAGCAATGAATGATACCTTGGCAGGAATAAAAACAAgatgggggccaggtgcagtgtttcacacccgtaatcccagcactttgggaggccgaggtgggcgaatggCTCGagtccagtagttcaagaccagcctaggcaacatggcaaaaccccatttctacaaaaaatacacacacacaaaaattagccggccttggtggtgtgtgcctgcagcccagctacttgggaggctgatatgggaggatcactcagcccaggaggtggagattgcagtgagccctgatctcattgccactgtactccagcctcggcaatagagcaagaacctgtctcaaaaaaaccaagaTGAGTAAGAGTTGACAGGTTTGAAGTTTCAGGTAGGCAGGATAACAGGCTGTGTTCGTTTCTTAGGCTGCCATAAAAATTActacagactaggtggcttaaaacagaaatttattccactaccgttctggaggccggaagtccaaaatcaaggtgttggcagggctctgctccctccagaggctctaggagagattctgttccttgcctctcccagcttctggtgactgttggcattccttggcttgtagccactcactccagtctctgcctccaactTTACATGgctttttcctcctctctgtgTGTGCCTCCTCTGGGTGTCCCCTCTAAGGATCTTTGTCATTGGATGTAGGGGCCACCCTAGATAATCCAAAATGGTCTTATCCTGAGATCCTTACCTTAgttacatctacaaagacccttTCCCCACAAATATCACAATCACAGATTCTAGAGATTAggatataaatatatcttttggGGTGCCACCAGTCAGTCAACCACACAGGCCTATTCTGGGAAAACTAGAAGTCTTGGGGCAGTCAGAGCAAGGGAAAGAGGGGTAATTGTTGTCAAAAACATCCAGTTCTACTTCTAGATAAATTTGTCTTCAAGGGAAGGTGAGGAGGGCTCAGACTGAGGAACCAGCCAGATGCTGGTCACTAATAGATCAGCAGGTTGGAGTGGGATAGACAGTAGAGCTGACTTTATGTTATTATTCTGAGTTTCTGAGTCAGGATTCTATGATTGCAACTAACCAGGACATGGCTGCACTCCTAGTATGGGACAAAGCTAAGCTGCCCTAGCCAGTGGACATCCAGGGGCTCTAGGAAGATTAGACGCTGAGAGTCAGGTTGGACAAAGAGCTGCAAAGCAGGATCACACATGTAAGTAGATTCATAAATAGCTGCCACTTATTGGGCATTTGCTATATGCCtggcactttacatgtattattgcCTCTTTCCATCAAAACCTAGCAATATGGGTGTCGAAATATGGGTCTCCATTTGACATATAAGAAAacagactttttttatttttattttttgagacagagtcttgctctgtcaccaaggctggagggcagtggcatgatcatggctcactgcaactccacctcccaggtccaagtgattctcctgcctcagcctcccgagtagctgggattacaggcgcatgccaccacacctgactaatttttgtatttttagtagagaaggagtttcactatgttggccaggctggtcttgaactcctgacctcaggtgatccgcccgccttggcttcctaaagtgctgggattacaagcgtgagccaccatgtccagcctaatatttgtattttcagtagagatggggttacaccatgtttgccaggctggtctcaaactcctggcctcagttgatctgccctccttggcctcccaaagtgctgggattacaggcgtgagccaccacccctagctatatagctagtaaatggcagagccagaatttaaacccagatcactctgactccaaagctcatTCTTTCTGCTAAAACATGCTACCTCTTCCACAAATTAATAGCCTACCTTGGATTTTAGCATCTTATCTTCCACTATCTTCTCTCTTTGAACTCTTCTCTCCACCTACTCATCCTAGAGTTCACTAGacgtaaaatgtcaaaatatctgTTTCTCTACCAAATACCCTATATTAAAAAAACTTGGGTAAGGTAGAATGATAAATATCTCAAAGCTTTCTAAAGCAGAATTGCAGGTGTGGGTCTAGAGTGTGAACACTTGCTTTCTTGTGGCTGTGTCGTATTTATCTTACTGCAATCACTTGTGGGGAGCTCAAGCCGGGATTCTATGCACAGCCCCagtcccaggctggtctctaatcaTAAGGCGCAGGTCTATAATTACTGTGTATGTTGCACCACTCCTCCCTCACAACCCCCACTACTGCCACCAAATGCAAGCTGCCAGTGATGCTCTGCAGATGGTAATATCCAAGTAGTGACAGTACTAGTTTCCTCCATAGGTATATCCATAGAGGAAAGCAACACTGATGGAACAAGAGCAGGGAAGCTGCTGGTATATTACACTTCTAGCTCACGCCCTTTGAGTACCACTTAATCTGCCCTAAAGATAGTGTcacttctggctgggcgcggtggctcatgcctgtaatcccagcactttgggaggccaagggaggcggatctcctagggtcaggagttcaagaccagcctggccaacatgatgaaaccctgtctctactaaaaatacaaaaattagctgggcatggtggcatgtacctgtagtcccagctactcaggaagctgaggcagaagaatcgcttgaacccaggaggcagaggttgcagtgagctgagatcgtgccatggcactccagcctgggcaacaacagcgagactctgtctcaaaaaataaagatagtGTCACTTCTACCAGTGTCGACAAATGTTTAGGGCTATGGATCCTCAACTAGCCTGAATGCAAGACTAAAATATTCCTGAGCCTGGTGCAAGGTTTAATGGAACTTTTAACTCATCTGTTTCAGAAAAGGTAACAAGGCTAAAATATTAAGGAGTCCTAGCCTGATCTGACACATCTTGTCAGGTGTTTCACAGCACTCTGAGTAAGAGTTTTGGGaaattaataatagtaacaaaaatCCTGTGAAAGGGCTCAAGGTGTTGCAATCCTCATCACCTATGAGCACCAATTCTGCAGCTGTTTTGCACATAACTATAAATTATGATCTAGTCTCTACATACATAACTTCCCCCACATTCCTGCAGGGGTCTCTTTTCCTGCTCAATCTCAGGAGCAAGCTTTAATTTTAAGACCCATGAATACTTGAACAAATTCAGGAGTCAGTTTGacacatcattttatatttttctgatgaCAATTTctagtttacttttttaaaaaaagacactattttaaaaatactttgggaTAGGTTTGAGTCGTTGTGTTTGCTTCCAGTCAGAGAACTTCCTACAAAACTGAAGATATAAAGTGCTGATGCCCGGGCGTGCCTGCGTTCGTTGGGGGCACGACGTCATCGTGGGAAGCGTGTACTTTTTCGGATTACTGCTTGGCGGATTAGAAACCCGCAGATCAGTTCTAGGTTAGCCCTGATTAACTGCCCTGGGTGTTTCTGGGCCAGAGGGAATGTCTGCTGGATTCAAACCAATATTCGTTGTAAGACAAAAGAGTTAATTTGTACTTTACCCCTATCCAGGCTAATAATGAAGGTACCGGGAATGATCTGGAATGTTAACTGGTGCCCGCAATCGCGTCTGCTGAACCTTCTGCCCCCACGATTCTGTCTGCCCACATGCTTCTGTCTATCAGCCCCGGCCTCGGGATCAGCTCTCGCCGCGTCATTGGTTGGATTTCAGGAAGGGAGAAGCCCACGATTTAAAGGGCTCCTTTTGCACCTGCCAGACATCGTCCGCATGGTCCAACTTGCCTTTGGCACGTATCTGGAAGAATCTCCTGCGCTGTTCGTTTATTGCACTGACTGGTCAAAGGAAAGAGTGTTCCCTTAGTCACCTTGACAATTTCCAAAAGCGAAACTTGCGCTCTAGACTAGATCTACACTGAGTCTGCGGGGCGCGGAGTCCCTGCCCAGGTCAGTAGCGCCGGCCCGGCGGGCGGGCGGGGACAGGGGCGGAgcctaggccaggcgtggtctTCCGTGGGAGAGAAGTCTTTGCCCCACCCCCTAAAAAACTGCTCTTCTGCCAGCCAATCAAGGAGGCCTATGCAAATAGGGTCCCTGTCGCCCCGGTAACCATGAAGCACGGCAGCCAATGGAAACCAGCAAGTCGCGGCCCTGCTCCATGATTGGGACTGAAGTAAGGAGGTAGAGGCCCAATGGGCTGTGGGAACGGTCCTCGGCGGGTTGAGGGGCGGGGATATGCAAATATGGTTTGAAAAGCCGGCGGGAAATCCGAGTTTCGCGGGAGGACCTTGGCGCGTAAACCGTATCCCTTCATTCATTGTCAGCAGCAGCTTCCTGGAGCCATTTTTCAGCTGCCGGCCGCAGCACCCGggctgccgccgccgcctcgCAATCCGTTGCATCGGCCGCCCCCGACGCCTCCATCCCCGCTTGGGGCCCGATATCCGTGCGGCCGGGACCCTCCTCTCTCCAGAGCCCCGATTATTTTTGGCCCCCGGGGCCTGTGCGGTgcggaaaaataaaaag
This region includes:
- the LOC134758701 gene encoding uncharacterized protein, with protein sequence MVKIESSGLTKAAKHKLHPKVGRSVESWTEWNSGKKHPTPRSHSKTPLNRLPSPLQPPTESGAPAASAAPEPSRSLTCCFGVSKSLLLSSPPGASEPPLSLFFLFFRTAQAPGAKNNRGSGERRVPAARISGPKRGWRRRGRPMQRIARRRRQPGCCGRQLKNGSRKLLLTMNEGIRFTRQGPPAKLGFPAGFSNHICISPPLNPPRTVPTAHWASTSLLQSQSWSRAATCWFPLAAVLHGYRGDRDPICIGLLDWLAEEQFFRGWGKDFSPTEDHAWPRLRPCPRPPAGPALLTWAGTPRPADSV